A window from Pokkaliibacter sp. MBI-7 encodes these proteins:
- the ltrA gene encoding group II intron reverse transcriptase/maturase — protein sequence MKELTRESVMSAPTGGPLVWHEVDWQRVQRNVRGMQIRIAKACKEGKWRRVKALQRLLTRSRSARLLAVRRVTENQGKRTAGVDRVLWDTPESKQLAAETLKRRGYRPLPLRRVYIPKSNGKERPLGIPTMYDRAMQALYLLALAPVAETRGDPNSYGFRIERSTADAMGQLFVCLAKKASAQWVLEADIKGCFDHINHDWLVQHVPTDRQVLTKWLKAGVVHKGQLQSTEAGTPQGGIISPTLANMALDGLERELQQYLGRKRSKQDKVNVVRYADDFVITGASKEVLENDIRPWVETFLHTRGLQLSGEKTHVVHIDHGFDFLGWNFRKYGGKLLIKPSKKNVQAFYRKVKEIIDANKTAKQENLIRLLNPVLKGWALYHQPVVAKATFSRLDDLIFQAVRKWAKRRHPNKNALWVMEKYFQPIGERSRVFAATVKNEWGNKSVVALYALASTPIERHRKIAGDYNPFDPDMEATGEALRMSRMLNKLKYRKQVASLYTQQKGRCALCKEPITKETGWHDHHIVYRSQGGDDTLKNRVLLHPVCHAQVHSCGLTVNKPVH from the coding sequence ATGAAAGAACTGACGCGCGAAAGCGTGATGTCTGCGCCTACCGGCGGACCGTTGGTGTGGCACGAGGTCGATTGGCAACGTGTGCAACGGAACGTCAGAGGAATGCAGATTCGTATTGCGAAGGCTTGTAAGGAAGGCAAATGGCGGAGGGTGAAAGCCCTCCAACGGCTGCTGACCCGCTCACGTTCAGCCAGATTACTGGCGGTGCGGCGAGTGACTGAGAACCAGGGTAAGCGCACGGCGGGAGTCGACCGCGTACTCTGGGATACGCCCGAAAGTAAACAACTGGCGGCGGAAACGTTGAAACGCCGGGGGTATCGCCCTCTGCCTCTGCGCAGGGTGTATATCCCCAAGAGTAATGGGAAGGAACGTCCTCTGGGCATCCCCACCATGTATGACCGGGCCATGCAGGCGTTATACCTGCTGGCATTGGCTCCTGTCGCGGAAACACGGGGCGATCCCAACAGCTACGGCTTCAGGATCGAACGGTCAACTGCGGACGCCATGGGTCAGCTCTTTGTGTGCCTCGCCAAAAAGGCGTCAGCCCAATGGGTGTTAGAGGCAGACATTAAAGGCTGTTTTGACCATATCAATCACGACTGGCTGGTCCAGCATGTCCCTACGGACAGGCAGGTATTGACCAAGTGGTTGAAAGCGGGGGTGGTCCACAAGGGCCAGCTCCAGTCGACAGAGGCAGGAACGCCACAAGGGGGAATTATTTCTCCAACCTTGGCTAATATGGCGTTGGACGGTTTGGAACGTGAGCTTCAGCAGTATCTGGGGAGAAAGCGTTCCAAACAGGACAAGGTTAATGTTGTGCGGTATGCGGATGATTTTGTCATCACAGGCGCCTCGAAAGAGGTACTGGAAAATGACATCCGGCCTTGGGTAGAAACATTCCTGCACACGCGGGGATTGCAACTGTCCGGGGAAAAGACGCATGTTGTCCACATTGACCATGGCTTTGATTTTCTGGGATGGAATTTCCGCAAATACGGCGGCAAGCTCCTGATCAAACCAAGCAAGAAAAACGTGCAAGCGTTCTATCGCAAGGTCAAGGAAATCATCGACGCCAATAAAACCGCTAAGCAGGAGAATCTGATTCGCCTGCTGAACCCGGTGCTGAAAGGATGGGCTTTGTACCATCAGCCGGTGGTGGCCAAGGCAACGTTCAGCCGTTTAGACGACCTGATTTTTCAGGCGGTACGAAAATGGGCCAAGCGTCGGCACCCGAACAAGAATGCCTTATGGGTCATGGAGAAATACTTCCAGCCCATCGGGGAGCGTTCAAGGGTGTTTGCCGCCACGGTAAAGAATGAGTGGGGCAACAAGTCGGTGGTAGCGCTGTACGCGCTGGCCAGTACACCGATAGAACGACACAGAAAGATCGCGGGGGACTACAACCCCTTCGATCCCGACATGGAAGCCACAGGTGAGGCGCTGCGGATGAGTCGGATGCTGAATAAGCTGAAGTATCGTAAGCAGGTTGCCAGTCTGTACACCCAGCAGAAAGGTCGCTGTGCGTTATGCAAGGAACCGATTACCAAAGAAACAGGATGGCACGACCATCATATCGTTTACCGCTCACAAGGGGGTGACGATACACTGAAGAATCGGGTACTTTTGCATCCTGTGTGTCATGCTCAGGTTCATAGCTGTGGTTTAACAGTAAACAAGCCGGTCCACTAA
- a CDS encoding cell division protein ZapA: MSRQTATTVAITILDKEFLINCPEESKDELLLSAKLLDQRMRQVRQSGKVHGMERIAIMTALNLSYELLGMQRANEQADRQARALAERVDQVLNPTPADAEEGKE; encoded by the coding sequence ATGAGTCGTCAAACTGCCACTACTGTGGCAATTACCATTCTGGACAAGGAATTCCTGATTAACTGCCCAGAGGAAAGCAAGGACGAGCTGCTGCTATCGGCCAAACTGCTCGATCAGCGCATGCGTCAGGTACGGCAGAGCGGCAAGGTGCATGGCATGGAGCGCATCGCCATCATGACGGCACTGAATCTGTCTTATGAACTGCTGGGCATGCAACGCGCCAACGAGCAAGCTGATCGTCAGGCCCGCGCTCTGGCTGAGCGGGTTGATCAGGTATTGAACCCAACCCCGGCAGATGCCGAGGAAGGCAAGGAATAA
- a CDS encoding 5-formyltetrahydrofolate cyclo-ligase: MNSTVASLPTRSASASVDDLQLLEQQKQQLRRQMRRLRRSLSAQQQRHAARSLVRRMAAHPTFISSKHLALYLSNDGEIDPRPLIHKAWSMHKHVYLPVLHPLNAHRMLFQHYTADTPMVRNRFGIEEPRFDVSAQRPAWTLDLICMPLVAFDASGNRLGMGGGFYDRAFAFLHRGYLSTRMVGLAHQGQEVPQLPVASWDIPLQGIMTDGGWCPASGTEGHR; this comes from the coding sequence ATGAACTCAACCGTTGCCAGTCTACCTACCCGCTCTGCATCTGCATCTGTCGATGATCTGCAGCTACTGGAGCAACAGAAGCAGCAGTTGCGTCGGCAGATGCGTCGTCTGCGCCGCAGCCTGTCAGCCCAGCAACAACGACATGCTGCCAGGTCGCTGGTACGCCGCATGGCCGCTCATCCCACCTTTATCAGCAGCAAGCATCTGGCTCTGTATCTGAGTAATGATGGTGAAATTGATCCGCGTCCACTGATCCACAAAGCCTGGTCAATGCACAAGCACGTTTATTTGCCGGTACTGCACCCACTGAATGCCCATCGTATGCTGTTCCAGCACTACACCGCGGACACACCGATGGTGCGCAATCGCTTTGGTATTGAAGAGCCACGCTTTGATGTGTCAGCCCAGCGCCCGGCCTGGACGCTGGATCTGATCTGCATGCCACTGGTGGCGTTTGACGCGAGTGGAAATCGGCTGGGAATGGGGGGTGGCTTCTATGATCGGGCGTTTGCCTTCCTGCATCGTGGTTATCTGTCAACACGCATGGTAGGACTGGCACATCAGGGGCAAGAAGTACCGCAACTGCCTGTAGCCAGCTGGGACATTCCATTACAGGGGATCATGACGGACGGTGGCTGGTGTCCCGCATCAGGCACTGAGGGACACCGCTGA
- a CDS encoding EVE domain-containing protein has translation MTFWLLKSEPDTFGIEHLERQPDQRSGWDGVRNYQARNFLRDQIKLGDLAFFYHSSCPQPGIVGIVEIVREGYPDSSAFDPTSKYFDAKSEPGKIRWYQVDVQLREKFTDVIPLQALKLDSQLASMPLINRSRLSVQPVSEEHWRHILSHYSH, from the coding sequence ATGACATTCTGGCTATTGAAAAGTGAGCCTGACACCTTCGGCATTGAGCATCTTGAAAGGCAACCAGATCAGCGCAGTGGCTGGGATGGCGTGCGTAACTACCAGGCCCGCAACTTCCTGCGCGATCAGATCAAACTGGGCGACCTGGCCTTTTTCTACCACTCCAGCTGCCCACAGCCAGGCATCGTCGGCATCGTTGAGATTGTGCGCGAGGGCTACCCTGACTCCAGCGCGTTTGACCCGACATCGAAGTACTTTGATGCCAAGTCTGAACCCGGCAAAATTCGCTGGTATCAGGTCGATGTCCAGCTCAGAGAAAAGTTCACTGACGTCATCCCCCTGCAGGCCCTGAAGCTGGACAGCCAGCTGGCCAGTATGCCGCTGATCAATCGCAGCCGCCTGTCAGTACAGCCCGTCAGTGAAGAGCACTGGCGGCATATCCTGAGCCACTATTCTCACTGA
- a CDS encoding AEC family transporter, whose product MTATLDALGPIFLLVLLGFALQRWQFPGDGFWPLAERFTYYLLFPALLIHNLAPAHFAGVAVSDIVLLVVTMLLVATVMLVAVRHWVSATPAAFTSFYQGGIRFNTYVGLAAVNQLYGDQGMVVAAVTIAIMIPLINVLCVLIFAFYGGQGEKVSWGATAMQIARNPLILGCVIGVLLNVSGIGLPFWSKPALGILSQAALPVGLLAVGFALNLRALRGAIAPLGWACVAKFLALPLVALMLARIWGAEPLVTQVLILFAALPTASSSYILARQMGGDAPLMAGIITAQALLAMATLPITLMLYPLLGLSLGTG is encoded by the coding sequence ATGACTGCCACTCTTGATGCCCTCGGTCCGATCTTTCTGCTGGTGTTGCTTGGCTTTGCCCTGCAGCGCTGGCAATTTCCCGGAGATGGCTTCTGGCCGCTGGCAGAACGCTTTACCTATTACCTGCTGTTTCCGGCACTGCTGATTCACAATCTGGCCCCGGCACACTTCGCCGGGGTGGCAGTGAGTGACATCGTGCTGCTGGTCGTGACCATGCTGCTGGTGGCGACGGTCATGCTGGTGGCCGTGCGGCACTGGGTTTCGGCGACACCTGCCGCTTTTACCTCCTTCTATCAGGGGGGGATCCGTTTCAATACCTATGTCGGGCTGGCGGCAGTCAATCAGTTGTACGGTGATCAGGGCATGGTCGTGGCTGCGGTCACCATTGCCATCATGATTCCGCTGATCAACGTGCTGTGTGTGCTGATCTTTGCCTTTTATGGCGGGCAGGGGGAAAAGGTCAGCTGGGGTGCAACCGCGATGCAGATTGCCAGGAATCCACTGATCCTTGGTTGCGTGATTGGTGTGCTGCTGAATGTCAGTGGTATTGGTTTGCCGTTCTGGAGCAAACCGGCCTTAGGCATTCTCAGCCAGGCAGCGTTACCTGTGGGTCTGCTGGCGGTGGGCTTTGCACTGAATCTGCGCGCATTGCGTGGTGCTATCGCACCGCTGGGATGGGCCTGTGTGGCGAAATTCCTGGCGTTGCCACTGGTCGCTCTGATGCTGGCCCGAATATGGGGGGCTGAGCCGCTGGTGACGCAGGTGCTGATTCTGTTTGCTGCGCTGCCAACGGCCTCGTCGTCCTATATTCTGGCGCGGCAGATGGGCGGCGATGCTCCCCTGATGGCGGGGATCATCACTGCGCAGGCCCTGCTGGCGATGGCAACCCTGCCGATCACCCTGATGCTCTATCCGCTGCTGGGGCTGAGTCTCGGTACGGGCTGA
- a CDS encoding ATP-binding protein, which produces MQLTPSHHSLRNPVPWLIGGLLLLLGIALIAITALWSYRSTLESLEAQGENMMDRFSTGLERELSKYEYLPELLSTHPELIRLAQHPDDASLQLRINQQLHRSNAVAGASVMYLMSTDGQTIASSNWQDDDSFVGKNFNYRPYFTQAMQGQTGRYFALGTTSNIRGYFFAYPLRANDRIIGVLVVKVAVNRLESLWKNDHSTTIVTDKDGVIFISTRANWQLKTLTPLTPAAQQRIVESQRYGPRELTSLSIVEKRQLSASSSLVTILDSAGNGRPQSSMAEDIHTVAYLQQQRPIPNYDFTLRTFTRLSSLYSQVLNHVVLVTTLYVILVMIGVFIRLRRRIRSEREAFHHQSSQNRALNKARIQAIIDNTHAGLVTLDTDGRIESFNPMAEALFGYDWQHIKGHFISELFAEANRSQCWQRIETLKQTPHDAPAAELLLEARGLRADRSEFPIEWVIGDMHLQDERKFLITIHDITERKRYEQALHHARDELEQRVEERTTDLSLTNARLLQEINEHRQTQNELIQTAKLALLGQMSASINHELNQPLAAIRSFSENARHFVERQEYERAHNNLATIIQLTERMARMIAQFKVFARKSSGQPEPLQWKTVLDGALAMLHNQLEKYHTTINIEPASPYAWVQGDMLQLEQVLINILTNALQAMHESSHTAAAPSRANRIDIYLDTSTPDRVTLCVRDHGPGIPDTHLPRVFEPFFTSKPIGQGLGIGLSISHRIVDNLHGELSAENHPEGGALFRISLPAAHPVQRTSPMIG; this is translated from the coding sequence ATGCAGCTCACCCCCTCCCATCACAGCCTGCGCAATCCCGTTCCCTGGCTGATCGGTGGACTGCTCCTGCTGCTTGGCATTGCCCTGATCGCCATTACGGCACTGTGGAGTTACCGCTCGACTCTGGAAAGCCTCGAAGCCCAGGGTGAAAACATGATGGACCGCTTCTCCACCGGGCTTGAGCGTGAGCTGTCGAAGTACGAATACCTGCCAGAACTGCTGTCGACCCACCCGGAACTGATCCGGCTGGCCCAGCACCCTGATGATGCGAGCCTGCAGCTGCGTATTAATCAGCAGCTGCATCGCTCCAATGCCGTCGCTGGCGCCTCGGTGATGTACCTGATGAGCACCGATGGCCAGACCATTGCCTCCAGTAACTGGCAGGACGACGACTCCTTCGTGGGCAAGAACTTTAACTATCGCCCTTACTTTACTCAGGCCATGCAGGGGCAGACCGGACGTTATTTTGCCCTGGGCACCACGTCCAATATCCGCGGTTACTTCTTTGCCTACCCGCTGCGCGCAAATGATCGCATCATCGGTGTGCTGGTAGTAAAAGTGGCCGTCAATCGTCTGGAGTCGTTGTGGAAGAATGATCACTCCACCACCATCGTCACGGACAAGGACGGCGTCATCTTTATAAGTACCCGCGCCAACTGGCAGCTGAAGACCCTGACACCACTGACGCCTGCAGCGCAGCAGCGCATTGTTGAAAGCCAGCGCTATGGCCCACGCGAACTGACCTCGCTGTCCATTGTCGAGAAACGCCAGCTCAGTGCCAGCTCATCGCTGGTGACCATTCTGGATTCAGCCGGCAACGGCAGGCCGCAAAGCAGTATGGCCGAAGACATTCATACCGTAGCCTACCTGCAGCAACAGCGGCCCATTCCCAACTATGATTTCACCCTGCGCACCTTTACCCGCCTGAGCAGCCTCTACAGTCAGGTGCTCAACCATGTGGTACTGGTCACGACCCTCTACGTCATTCTGGTGATGATCGGTGTCTTTATACGCCTGCGCCGGCGCATCCGCTCAGAACGTGAAGCCTTTCACCACCAGTCCAGCCAGAACCGCGCCCTCAACAAGGCACGTATTCAGGCCATCATCGACAACACCCACGCAGGCCTTGTCACGCTGGATACCGATGGTCGTATCGAGTCCTTCAACCCCATGGCAGAAGCCCTGTTCGGCTATGACTGGCAACACATCAAGGGCCACTTTATCAGCGAGCTGTTTGCCGAAGCCAACCGCAGCCAGTGCTGGCAGCGGATCGAAACCCTTAAACAGACCCCTCATGATGCACCTGCTGCAGAGCTGCTGCTGGAAGCCAGGGGGCTGCGTGCTGACCGCAGTGAATTCCCCATTGAATGGGTGATTGGTGACATGCACCTGCAGGATGAACGCAAGTTTCTGATTACTATTCACGACATTACCGAGCGCAAACGTTATGAACAGGCGCTGCATCACGCCCGTGATGAGCTGGAGCAACGCGTAGAAGAACGCACCACCGACCTCAGCCTGACCAACGCCCGGCTGCTGCAGGAAATTAATGAGCATCGTCAGACCCAGAATGAACTGATACAGACGGCCAAACTGGCCCTGTTAGGGCAGATGTCCGCCAGCATCAATCATGAGCTGAACCAGCCGCTGGCAGCCATTCGCAGTTTCAGCGAAAACGCCCGGCACTTTGTCGAACGGCAGGAATATGAACGGGCTCACAACAATCTGGCCACCATCATCCAGTTGACGGAGCGTATGGCCAGGATGATTGCCCAGTTCAAGGTCTTTGCCCGCAAATCCAGCGGCCAGCCAGAGCCGTTGCAATGGAAGACCGTACTGGACGGGGCACTGGCTATGCTGCACAACCAGCTGGAGAAGTATCACACCACCATCAATATTGAACCGGCCAGTCCCTATGCCTGGGTTCAGGGCGACATGCTGCAGCTGGAGCAGGTGCTGATCAATATCCTCACCAATGCCCTGCAGGCCATGCATGAAAGTAGCCATACAGCGGCGGCTCCGTCACGCGCCAATCGTATCGATATCTATCTGGACACCTCCACCCCAGACCGGGTAACGCTGTGCGTCCGCGATCATGGCCCGGGCATACCGGACACCCATCTGCCCCGGGTATTTGAACCGTTTTTCACTTCCAAGCCCATCGGCCAGGGGCTCGGCATCGGCCTGTCGATCTCCCATCGCATCGTCGACAACCTGCACGGTGAGCTGAGTGCGGAGAACCATCCCGAGGGGGGCGCGCTGTTTCGTATCAGCCTGCCCGCGGCTCACCCTGTGCAGCGCACTAGTCCCATGATAGGGTAG